The sequence below is a genomic window from Triticum urartu cultivar G1812 unplaced genomic scaffold, Tu2.1 TuUngrouped_contig_6656, whole genome shotgun sequence.
AAGGGTCTAACATGTTTTAATGGTTGGATAAGATGGTGTTTGAAGTCATCTTTCATTCAAAAAAAAAGATGCATCATTTGAGGTTTTGAGTCAAAAATTGTGCAAGTTCCTCAACAAGTTTGCTCCTGCTACAACTTGGAGCTCACTAATTACCCTTCATTTTAAGTTGTTTTCATATCTAACTAGTAGGTGCTTCTAGTATAAGTACTCCCCAGCTGTTCCATATGAAGAACTGAAGCTCACTAATTTACCTTTCATTTTAAGTTGTTTTCACACCTAACTAGTAGGTGCTTCTAGTATAAGTAGTCCCTAGCTGTTCCATGTGAAGGAGGATCAGATTTCTGAGTTTATGTTTGTAGACAGTAGGTAAGAAGCACTAGTACTGTTGAGTGTTAGCCTAAGGCACTGCATATACAGCATCTGAACGGAGTGAATAAACTGTATGCATCTATTCCTCTCTGGCAAAACGAAGACGAACAATAACCGTTGAACAGTGACCATTAGGCAGCAGGTTATAACTGTTAAATCTGTGTCCTAAATGCTAAGCCATCACATGATGATCCATCTTAAGAAAAGCGCTAATTATCAACAAAAGTCAAGGGGGATAAACACCCGTTTGATATGATCAGAACTAAAAGCATCCAACTGCTAATGGCCAACAAAAGTCGCCAAAACAACAACGTCACCTGCGAAGAACAGGGCTAAACACACGGAATTAGTGCTGCACCGCTACTGATCTATGAACAACAGATGAACATGAACTAACCCAAACCAATCCCAACTGTCCTCAGGCTAgctagtttttttttctttctcttcttgTTTCTGTATGAATCGATCCACTGTCGCGCCCTTCTTTTCCCTGGTTAGCTCCCCATGATCCGCCTGATGGCAGCTCGCTGCGACGAGGATAGCCTCGCCGGGAAGGCCACGTCGAACCTGATCCTCAGGCTCCCCTTCTTCCCAGGCTCCTTCCTGATCGGCCACCCTTCGTTCTCGATCACAATCTCCTGCCCAGGGCGCACCACTTCCTCCACCCTGACGGGAAGGCTCCTGCCGTCAAGGGTCCTGAGGTTTATGGTTGTCCCGGCAAGAGCGTCCACCAGGGGGATCTCCTGGCTTACCAGGAGGTTGTTCCCTTCCAGAGTGTAGGTGTCATGGGGCTTCATGTCGATGACGAAGGTCAGGTCCTGCGGTAAATAGCCGTGCAGCATGTCGCCTTTGTTGGGAAATGTCATCTTTGTTCCCTTTTTCCAGCCTGGCAACACCTCGACCTGCAAGATCTCTGTCTCAACTTCTACCTTTCTACAGAAGATGACATGAAGAGGGACAATCAGATGCGCAAGATACTGAACACAACATCTCAAGCCAACAAAACTAAAGAGGAAGAATTTCACTCAATTGGAGTACAAGGGTAGATAAATAAAAGGTAACAGACTGGTTATCAGCCACCTGGCTCATATTCAAAATGATTTTAACATCAGTTATGCAAAGCACGTGTGCATTTATCAACCACCTGGCTTATCAATGTAAACAACATCCAGAATTCAGGCAAACAGTAGCCATGCCCTTGCTACCAAAATCCTTTATTTAACTTCCAACAATTCCACTTTGGATTTATCAGAGGATTTAACTAGATATAAAAGGATGGTAAATTGTAAGGTTGCTAAATCCAGAAAAAAAATGCAACAAGAAAGAGTAAACTATGAAAAGGTGCTCTATATTCACAACTCCAGGTAAAACATGCTAAAATAAGCAAAAGAAGATGTTGAGCAAAGATATTAAATTCGGATAACACACATGAATTCAAGTTAAGCTTTTGATGAGTAGTTCAAATCCACACTATAAAAAATTACTTGCAAAAAATGGACTTGGCAATATGCAATGATAACGCAGTAGAGAATACAGACCAACATTTTGAAACTTTAATTACAAACATCATGTCAGTAGAGGCTCATATTCAAGCTTAATGTTCCCACATTAAACAGAAGCCCAACGAAACATGCATGTATATATGAGAAAAGTAGACACATACCTATCTGATTTTGCGACATTCCTAGTGATCTTCATCTTCCTTTTTGTTCCATTATACAGCTCTTCAAGAGTGCAAAGTAATGTCTTCTCCACAGGCGGTGGCTTTTCCAGATGGCTTGTACTGGT
It includes:
- the LOC125530918 gene encoding dnaJ homolog subfamily B member 1-like (The sequence of the model RefSeq protein was modified relative to this genomic sequence to represent the inferred CDS: added 159 bases not found in genome assembly); amino-acid sequence: MDYYNILKVNRNATLEDLKKSYRRLARTWHPDKNPTGGAEAEARFKQITEAYEVLSDPEKRAIYDQYGEEGLKGMPPPGSQSRTATASGSSGPSNFRYNPSDPDDIFNEFMASNKPYTFDQDRRRFQPAHRTSAVNGRSEASSSSQKEPGTSTSHLEKPPPVEKTLLCTLEELYNGTKRKMKITRNVAKSDRKVEVETEILQVEVLPGWKKGTKMTFPNKGDMLHGYLPQDLTFVIDMKPHDTYTLEGNNLLVSQEIPLVDALAGTTINLRTLDGRSLPVRVEEVVRPGQEIVIENEGWPIRKEPGKKGSLRIRFDVAFPARLSSSQRAAIRRIMGS